In Vigna unguiculata cultivar IT97K-499-35 chromosome 3, ASM411807v1, whole genome shotgun sequence, a single genomic region encodes these proteins:
- the LOC114176435 gene encoding magnesium-chelatase subunit ChlI, chloroplastic-like, with protein MASTFCSSSIALLHSSIHSSQSLPTVQIYGPKFCGGFGFQAVKGRSPFPVPSAVAAQVNASEQAQKISFNESQRPVYPFSAIVGQDEMKLCLLLNVIDPTIGGVMIMGDRGTGKSTTVRSLVDLLPEIKVVAGDPYNSDPEDPEFMGVEVRERVLKGEQLQVVFSKINMVDLPLGATEDRVCGTIDIEKALSEGVKAFEPGLLAKANRGILYVDEVNLLDDHLVDVLLDSAASGWNTVEREGISVSHPARFILIGSGNPEEGELRPQLLDRFGMHAQVGTVRDAELRVKIVEERTCFDKNPKGFRHSYKAQQEKLQQQIASARSFLPSVQIDRDLKVKISHVCAELNVDGLRGDIVINRAAKALAALKGSVKVSVEDIATVIPNCLRHRLRKDPLESIDSGLLVLEKFYAVFR; from the exons ATGGCTTCAACGTTTTGCAGTTCTTCAATTGCCCTTCTTCATTCTTCAATCCACTCTTCCCAATCCCTTCCCACTG TGCAGATATATGGGCCCAAGTTTTGCGGAGGATTTGGGTTTCAGGCCGTCAAGGGAAGGTCTCCGTTCCCAGTGCCGAGTGCTGTTGCCGCTCAAGTTAACGCTTCAGAACAG GCTCAGAAGATTTCCTTTAATGAAAGCCAGAGGCCAGTGTATCCATTTTCTGCTATAGTGGGACAGGACGAAATGAAGCTTTGTCTTCTCCTAAATGTGATTGATCCCACGATTGGAGGTGTAATGATCATGGGGGACAGGGGAACAGGGAAGTCTACAACTGTTAGATCATTGGTTGATTTGCTTCCTGAAATCAAGGTTGTTGCTGGTGACCCATATAATTCAGACCCCGAAGATCCAGAATTCATGGGTGTTGAAGTGAGAGAGCGTGTGTTGAAAGGAGAGCAGCTTCAGGTTGTCTTCTCCAAAATCAACATGGTGGATTTGCCACTGGGAGCTACAGAAGATAGAGTGTGTGGGACAATTGACATTGAGAAGGCTCTCAGCGAGGGTGTAAAGGCCTTTGAACCAGGCCTTCTGGCCAAAGCTAATAGGGGAATTCTGTATGTTGATGAAGTTAACCTTTTGGATGATCACTTAGTTGATGTATTGTTGGATTCTGCTGCATCAGGTTGGAACACGGTTGAGAGAGAGGGCATATCAGTATCTCATCCAGCTAGGTTTATCCTAATTGGTTCAGGCAACCCTGAAGAAGGAGAACTTAGGCCACAGCTGCTGGATAGGTTTGGAATGCATGCTCAAGTAGGGACTGTAAGGGATGCTGAGCTAAGGGTGAAGATTGTAGAGGAGAGAACTTGTTTTGACAAAAACCCAAAAGGATTTCGACACTCTTACAAGGCTCAGCAAGAAAAGCTCCAGCAACAAATTGCCTCAGCGAGGAGTTTTCTTCCTTCTGTTCAAATTGACCGTGATCTCAAGGTAAAAATCTCCCATGTTTGTGCAGAGTTGAATGTGGATGGATTAAGAGGAGACATAGTGATAAACAGAGCTGCAAAAGCTCTTGCTGCCCTCAAGGGGAGTGTCAAAGTAAGTGTAGAGGATATTGCCACTGTCATCCCCAACTGCTTGAGGCACCGTCTTCGAAAGGATCCCTTGGAATCGATAGATTCAGGTTTACTTGTCCTGGAGAAATTTTATGCGGTTTTCCGCTGA
- the LOC114176293 gene encoding nudix hydrolase 15, mitochondrial-like, which yields MHMVSFVKTSATIRSLLPIASSSISKIMDSSSNAGTGGSQRLLTLAQHLRQYKAPSFPEDIVEQRIEESGGKVVSQVGFPEAVTPVGQNPEKFRPKKAAVLICLFEGDDGDLRVILTKRSSKLSTHSGEVALPGGKAEEGDKDDGDTAKREAKEEIGLDPELVNVVTVLQPFLSKHLLRVVPVIGILNDKKAFKPVLNPAEVEAVFDAPLEMFLKDENRRQEEREWMGEKFLLHFFDYGVGHKKYLIWGLTAGILIRAASVVYQRPPAFVEQNPKFKVPQNVSNDTTLP from the exons ATGCACATGGTTTCCTTTGTGAAAACCTCAGCAACAATAAGATCCTTATTACCCATAGCATCATCATCTATCTCGAAAATCATGGATTCTTCTTCCAACGCGGGCACGGGAGGATCTCAGAGGCTTTTGACGCTGGCACAGCACCTTCGACAGTACAAGGCCCCGTCTTTCCCTGAAGATATTGTGGAGCAGCGGATTGAAGAAAGTGGTGGAAAGGTTGTTTCGCAGGTGGGTTTTCCAGAAGCAGTAACCCCAGTTGGTCAAAACCCAGAAAAATTCAGACCCAAAAAAGCTGCTGTTTTGATTTGCCTCTTTGAAGGTGATGATGGGGATCTAAGAGTCATTCTCACTAAGCGCTCTTCCAAGCTCTCTACTCACTCGG GTGAGGTGGCGTTGCCCGGTGGGAAAGCGGAGGAGGGAGATAAGGATGATGGGGACACTGCAAAAAGAGAGGCAAAGGAGGAAATTGGGTTGGACCCGGAACTTGTCAATGTTGTTACTGTTCTTCAACCATTTTTGTCTAAG CATCTCCTAAGGGTAGTTCCCGTCATTGGCATACTTAATGACAAGAAAGCATTCAAACCTGTTCTAAATCCAGCTGAAGTAGAAGCAGTATTTGATGCACCTTTGGAAATGTTTCTCAAG GATGAAAATCGGAGGCAGGAAGAGAGGGAGTGGATGGGAGAGAAGTTTTTGTTGCATTTCTTTGACTATGGTGTCGGCCATAAAAAATACCTTATATGGGGTTTAACGGCTGGGATCTTGATTAGAGCTGCATCAGTTGTGTACCAACGGCCACCAGCTTTCGTGGAGCAGAATCCTAAATTCAAGGTTCCACAGAATGTGTCAAATGATACTACATTACCttga
- the LOC114179221 gene encoding protein IQ-DOMAIN 1-like — translation MGSGDWFKTIISSRKSKEGRSKKVKTKIYKGKKSSSLANGIKSENLESAGVSIETIAATRIQTAFRAYKARKHLRRLRGFTKLRTLTQGFSVQKQTSTTITHLHSWTKIQAEIRARRICMVTEDRLKRKKLHSQLKLEAKIHDLEVEWSGGSETMEKILARLHLREEAAVKRERSMAYAFSHQWRANSSQGLGNYELGKASWSWSWKDRWIAARPWESRVPTSVAISPRKDQIKMSSKVNKVKKSSTSKQPVSVKTPSSNAKGTKPLGNPKGTVKARRRLSYPATEKKTVEEEKQ, via the exons ATGGGTTCAGGTGATTGGTTTAAGACAATAATTAGCTCAAGAAAATCAAAAGAAGGAAGGTCAAAGAAAGTAAAG ACTAAGATTTATAAAGGGAAAAAGTCCAGCAGTTTAGCAAATGGCATTAAAAGCGAAAATCTAGAGTCAGCTGGAGTATCAATTGAAACTATTGCTGCAACAAGGATCCAAACAGCATTCCGAGCTTATAAG GCTAGAAAACATTTACGTCGCTTGAGAGGATTCACAAAACTGAGAACCCTGACTCAAGGTTTCTCTGTTCAAAAACAAACTAGTACAACTATCACTCATCTTCATTCATGGACCAAGATACAGGCTGAGATTAGAGCTCGTCGAATATGTATGGTGACAGAAGACAGGCTCAAACGGAAGAAACTACATTCTCAACTAAAACTAGAGGCCAAGATTCATGACCTTGAG GTGGAATGGAGTGGTGGTTCTGAAACCATGGAGAAAATCCTTGCAAGGTTACACCTAAGAGAAGAAGCAGCAGTTAAACGGGAAAGAAGCATGGCATATGCTTTCTCTCATCAG TGGAGGGCCAACTCTAGCCAAGGTCTAGGCAATTATGAACTTGGCAAAGCTAGTTGGAGTTGGAGCTGGAAGGATCGCTGGATTGCTGCACGCCCTTGGGAAAGCCGTGTCCCCACCAGTGTTGCCATTAGCCCCAGGAAAGATCAAATTAAGATGTCAAGCAAAGTTAATAAGGTTAAGAAATCATCAACATCAAAACAACCAGTTTCAGTTAAAACTCCTTCATCTAATGCTAAAGGAACTAAACCCTTAGGGAATCCAAAAGGAACTGTTAAAGCTAGAAGAAGATTGTCTTATCCTGCTACAGAGAAAAAAACAGTGGAGGAAGAAAAGCAATGA